The following are encoded in a window of Chlorocebus sabaeus isolate Y175 chromosome 10, mChlSab1.0.hap1, whole genome shotgun sequence genomic DNA:
- the LOC140712689 gene encoding uncharacterized protein, whose amino-acid sequence MGCCGCGSCGGCGGCGGGCGGCGGGCGGGCGGCGGGCGGGCGGGCGGGCGSCTTCRCYRVGCCSSCCPCCRGCCGGCCSTPVICCCRRTCSSCGCGCGKGCCQQKGCCQRKCCCQKQCCC is encoded by the coding sequence ATGGGTTGCTGTGGTTGTGGAAGTTGTGGTGGCTGTGGTGGCTGCGGTGGTGGCTGTGGTGGCTGCGGTGGTGGCTGCGGTGGTGGCTgtggtggctgtggtggtggctgcggtggtggctgtggtggtggctgtggtggtggcTGTGGCAGCTGCACCACCTGCAGGTGCTACCGGGTGGGCTGCTGCTCCAGCTGCTGCCCCTGCTGCCGCGGCTGCTGTGGGGGCTGCTGTAGCACACCCGTGATCTGCTGCTGCCGCCGCACCTGCAGCTcgtgtggctgtggctgtgggaaGGGCTGTTGCCAGCAGAAGGGCTGTTGCCAGCGGAAGTGCTGCTGCCAGAAGCAATGCTGCTGCTAG
- the LOC140712690 gene encoding uncharacterized protein — protein MGCCGCGSCGGCGGGCSGGCGGCGGGCGGCGGCGGGCGGCGSCTTCRCYRVGCCSSCCPCCRGCCGGCCSTPVICCCRRTCSSCGCGCGKGCCQQKCCCQKQCCC, from the coding sequence ATGGGTTGCTGTGGTTGTGGAAGTTGTGGTGGCTGCGGTGGTGGCTGCAGTGGTGGCTGCGGTGGCTGCGGTGGTGGCTGTGGTGGCTGTGGTGGCTGCGGTGGTGGCTGTGGTGGCTGTGGCAGCTGCACCACCTGCAGGTGCTACCGGGTGGGCTGCTGCTCCAGCTGCTGCCCCTGCTGCCGCGGCTGCTGTGGGGGCTGCTGTAGCACGCCCGTGATCTGCTGCTGCCGCCGCACCTGCAGCTcgtgtggctgtggctgtgggaaGGGCTGTTGCCAGCAGAAGTGCTGCTGCCAGAAGCAATGCTGCTGCTAG